One genomic segment of Ignavibacteriota bacterium includes these proteins:
- a CDS encoding site-specific DNA-methyltransferase, with product MKKTNNVIDLGERGKFNSNNKLNNLTGKEWIKFTKSWFIHKPKKRNNEEILHPAKFPESLVEEFISFFTKENDWVFDPFLGTGSTLIASGNLNRNAIGIELNEKYYKISKKRITEREFKNSIISLKGNSSKLIELFSKNNIAQKIDFTITSPPYWNQLERNSLRQKKRNENGLDTKYSKIKSDIGNIENYEEFLEAQANIFDQVYEITKDKGYLAVITNNIFYHSKVFPLAFDTAVSLTKRGSKSWILKDEKIWLQDDKPLIALGVNSAWVGNRHHQYCLIFRKES from the coding sequence ATGAAGAAAACCAATAATGTTATTGATCTTGGCGAAAGAGGTAAGTTCAATTCGAATAATAAACTAAATAACTTAACCGGAAAAGAATGGATTAAGTTTACCAAATCTTGGTTTATCCATAAACCAAAAAAAAGAAATAATGAAGAAATTCTTCATCCTGCTAAATTTCCCGAAAGTTTAGTCGAAGAATTTATATCTTTTTTCACAAAAGAAAATGATTGGGTTTTCGATCCTTTTTTAGGAACGGGAAGCACATTAATTGCATCCGGAAATTTAAATAGAAATGCAATCGGAATTGAACTGAACGAAAAATATTATAAAATTTCAAAAAAAAGAATTACGGAGAGAGAATTTAAAAATTCAATAATTTCATTAAAAGGAAATTCGAGTAAATTAATTGAATTATTTAGTAAAAATAATATAGCACAAAAAATAGATTTCACAATTACGTCTCCGCCATATTGGAATCAGTTGGAAAGAAATTCACTCAGACAAAAAAAAAGAAATGAAAATGGATTGGATACTAAATATTCCAAAATAAAATCTGATATTGGAAATATTGAAAATTATGAAGAATTTCTTGAAGCTCAAGCAAATATTTTTGATCAAGTTTATGAAATTACAAAAGATAAAGGTTACTTGGCTGTAATTACAAATAATATTTTTTACCATAGTAAAGTTTTTCCGTTGGCATTTGATACTGCAGTTTCATTAACAAAACGCGGAAGTAAAAGTTGGATTTTAAAAGATGAAAAAATTTGGCTTCAAGATGATAAACCACTTATTGCGCTTGGTGTAAACAGTGCTTGGGTAGGAAACAGACATCATCAATATTGCTTAATTTTTAGGAAGGAAAGTTAA
- a CDS encoding exodeoxyribonuclease VII large subunit: MLENAISVSELTSHIKRVIEDNFEQVKIIGEISNFKSHISGHWYFTLKDKNAQISCTMWKGINNYVFFTPQDGMQIIVTGKVTVYPPRGNYQLDVKSMKPAGEGELQKAFEQLKRKLFEEGLFDEIYKKQIPVFPNTIGIVTGTDTAALKDMLSVASRRFPLVNIIVAPTRVQGEGAAEQIVESIEKLNLQKEIDLIIIARGGGSLEDLWAFNEEIVARAIFDSKIPIISGVGHEIDFTIADFVADLRAPTPSAAMEIATPNQEEILNIINEFSNNITNSIFEKIDNLKSEISILKKSYGFKNLTSLINSKKQTIDNYIFRIQVIIANFLKENKNNLAIFSKIISSNNVNSILKKGFVLIDQNEKIVKRKNEFNSNKNFDIKFYDGKVSINK; encoded by the coding sequence ATTTTGGAAAATGCAATTTCTGTAAGTGAATTAACTTCTCACATTAAACGAGTAATTGAAGATAATTTTGAACAAGTAAAAATTATTGGCGAAATTTCAAACTTCAAATCTCACATTTCCGGTCATTGGTATTTTACTTTAAAAGATAAAAATGCACAAATAAGCTGCACAATGTGGAAAGGAATTAACAATTATGTTTTTTTCACTCCACAAGACGGAATGCAAATTATTGTTACCGGAAAAGTTACAGTTTACCCGCCCAGAGGGAATTATCAATTAGATGTAAAATCTATGAAACCAGCCGGCGAAGGTGAACTTCAAAAAGCATTTGAGCAACTAAAAAGAAAATTATTTGAAGAAGGTTTATTTGACGAAATTTATAAAAAACAAATTCCGGTTTTTCCAAATACTATTGGAATTGTAACCGGAACCGACACAGCCGCTCTAAAAGATATGCTTAGCGTTGCATCAAGAAGATTTCCGTTGGTTAATATTATTGTTGCACCAACAAGAGTTCAAGGTGAAGGAGCCGCTGAACAAATTGTTGAAAGTATCGAAAAATTAAATCTGCAAAAAGAAATAGATTTAATTATTATTGCAAGAGGCGGCGGTTCTTTAGAAGATTTGTGGGCTTTCAATGAGGAAATTGTTGCGCGCGCAATTTTTGATTCAAAAATTCCAATAATTTCCGGTGTTGGACACGAAATTGATTTTACAATAGCAGATTTTGTTGCAGATTTACGGGCTCCAACTCCATCTGCAGCAATGGAAATTGCAACACCTAATCAAGAAGAAATTTTAAATATAATTAATGAATTTTCAAATAATATCACAAATTCAATTTTTGAAAAAATTGATAATTTAAAATCAGAAATTAGTATTTTAAAAAAATCCTACGGTTTTAAGAATTTAACAAGTTTAATAAATTCTAAAAAACAGACAATAGATAATTATATTTTTAGAATTCAAGTTATTATTGCTAATTTTTTAAAAGAGAATAAAAATAATTTGGCAATTTTTTCGAAAATAATTTCAAGTAATAATGTAAATTCAATTTTGAAAAAAGGATTTGTTTTAATTGATCAAAATGAAAA